From Micromonospora nigra, one genomic window encodes:
- a CDS encoding SRPBCC family protein, translating to MSGVTEHVDVAVPVRTAYDQWTQFEEFPHFMEGVEEVRQLTDKMTHWTVEIAGVKREFDAEITEQLPDERVAWRSTGGTQHAGVVTFHRLDENNSRVTLQLEFEPHGVVEKAGDKLGIVDRRAKGDLERFKTFIERRGVETGAWRGSVDRPTP from the coding sequence ATGAGTGGCGTTACCGAGCACGTCGATGTCGCCGTCCCGGTGCGGACGGCCTACGACCAGTGGACCCAGTTCGAGGAGTTCCCCCACTTCATGGAGGGCGTCGAGGAGGTTCGGCAGCTCACCGACAAGATGACCCACTGGACGGTCGAGATCGCCGGGGTGAAGCGGGAGTTCGACGCGGAGATCACCGAGCAGCTGCCCGACGAGCGGGTGGCGTGGCGGTCGACCGGCGGCACCCAGCACGCCGGGGTGGTCACCTTCCACCGGCTGGACGAGAACAACAGCCGGGTCACCCTCCAGCTCGAGTTCGAGCCGCACGGCGTCGTCGAGAAGGCCGGCGACAAGCTCGGCATCGTCGACCGGCGGGCCAAGGGCGACCTGGAGCGCTTCAAGACCTTCATCGAACGACGGGGCGTGGAGACCGGCGCCTGGCGGGGCTCGGTCGACCGGCCGACACCCTGA
- a CDS encoding DUF2795 domain-containing protein produces the protein MERGSSKHGPRLDDQMSQEVSGLVQGPGAGGSRVDEFRQAEPAGEDQPEPTTAPTGDLRTGSPQGMTSEDVEARSRLGRFITMTALPGDRATLIANAQDNEAPADVLADLERLPEGTRYQTVSEVWAALGHTNETTRW, from the coding sequence ATGGAACGTGGCAGCAGCAAGCACGGACCCAGGCTCGACGACCAGATGAGCCAGGAGGTCAGCGGCCTCGTGCAGGGGCCGGGAGCCGGTGGCTCCCGGGTCGACGAGTTCCGTCAGGCGGAGCCGGCGGGCGAGGACCAGCCGGAGCCGACGACGGCACCCACCGGTGACCTGCGCACCGGTTCGCCGCAGGGGATGACCTCGGAGGACGTCGAGGCGCGCAGCCGGCTCGGGCGGTTCATCACGATGACCGCGTTGCCGGGCGACCGCGCGACGTTGATCGCGAACGCGCAGGACAACGAGGCGCCGGCCGACGTCCTCGCCGACCTGGAGCGCCTGCCCGAGGGCACCCGGTACCAGACGGTGTCCGAGGTGTGGGCGGCGCTCGGCCACACCAACGAGACGACCCGCTGGTGA
- a CDS encoding YihY/virulence factor BrkB family protein, giving the protein MTTTDPATPTADRTSLPVPGLVRQLSWSTWRGVVVRSGRNYLRDNCTDWAAALTYYGVLALFPSTVVVVALVGLVSDGERTVDTVLDLARDVGAGSVVADESFVGVVRNVVDQNSSAGVLLSFGLLGALWSASNFIGSFTRASNAIYGVTEGRPFWKLRPLQIALAALSLVLLAVVATGLIVSGPVTDAVGELVGAGGAARAAWSLLKWPVLALVAMMLMSLLFWIAPNVRQPRFRWLTPGGAVALVSWAVASFGFGLYVANFGSYDTTYGSLGAVIAFLVWLYLSNSALMLGVQINAELQRGRMLQAGAADTEEPVLPPRSPAAS; this is encoded by the coding sequence ATGACCACGACGGACCCCGCGACGCCGACCGCCGACCGCACGTCCCTGCCGGTACCCGGCCTGGTACGCCAACTCAGCTGGTCGACATGGCGCGGGGTGGTGGTCCGCAGCGGCCGCAACTACCTGCGGGACAACTGCACCGACTGGGCGGCGGCGCTGACCTACTACGGGGTGCTGGCGTTGTTCCCGTCGACGGTGGTGGTGGTCGCCCTGGTGGGGCTCGTCTCCGACGGCGAACGCACGGTCGACACGGTGCTGGACCTGGCCCGTGACGTCGGGGCCGGCTCGGTGGTGGCCGACGAGAGCTTCGTGGGGGTCGTCCGCAACGTGGTCGACCAGAACAGCTCCGCCGGCGTGCTGCTGAGTTTCGGGCTGCTCGGCGCCCTGTGGTCGGCGTCGAACTTCATCGGATCGTTCACCCGCGCCTCCAACGCCATCTACGGGGTGACGGAGGGCCGACCGTTCTGGAAGCTGCGCCCCCTGCAGATCGCCCTGGCGGCCCTGTCCCTGGTGCTGCTGGCGGTGGTCGCCACCGGCCTCATCGTCAGCGGGCCGGTCACCGACGCGGTCGGCGAACTGGTGGGCGCGGGCGGGGCGGCCCGCGCCGCGTGGAGCCTGCTGAAGTGGCCGGTGCTGGCGCTGGTGGCGATGATGCTGATGTCGCTGCTGTTCTGGATCGCCCCGAACGTGCGCCAGCCACGGTTCCGCTGGCTCACCCCGGGCGGGGCGGTGGCGCTCGTGTCCTGGGCGGTGGCGTCGTTCGGATTCGGCCTGTACGTCGCCAACTTCGGCTCGTACGACACCACCTACGGCAGTCTCGGCGCGGTGATCGCCTTCCTGGTGTGGCTCTACCTGTCCAACTCGGCGCTGATGCTGGGCGTGCAGATCAACGCCGAGCTGCAGCGCGGCCGGATGCTTCAGGCCGGTGCGGCCGACACCGAGGAGCCGGTGCTGCCGCCGCGCTCCCCGGCCGCTTCGTGA
- a CDS encoding aldehyde dehydrogenase family protein, with the protein MHTVAQLIGGVWGAGGDGGEFVVHDPSDSSPVTSAPVATADEVGKAVDAARGVAAQWAATPAAQRAAALHAAADAVEAAADELARVTTAEMGKPLGDARGGVEAGVGTLRQYAELAPLRGGRTLLGEPAAIDYLMPQPRGVVAAITPWNDPVAVSCGLLGAALVTGNVVLYKPSERTPATGWLLARALDQALPPGVLSLLTGGPEVGAALAAQEVDVVAHVGSTATGRAIAAAAARTGAKLLLENGGSDPLVVDGDVDPGWAAAQAALGSFANAGQICVAVERIYVHRDVAEDFVDALVERAATLRVGPGLEPGTELGPLVDRRHRDRVHGQVTAAVAEGARLRAGGTLPDGPGAFYPATVVSDCRHEMALVREETFGPVAPVVVVDSFSEGLRCAADSPYGLAATVLTGSMSHAQRACRELPVGTVKVNAVFGGAPGGAAHPRRASGQGYGYGPELLDEFSATKMVHVAPPGGGHW; encoded by the coding sequence ATGCACACGGTTGCGCAGCTCATCGGCGGGGTGTGGGGGGCCGGCGGCGACGGCGGCGAGTTCGTCGTGCACGACCCTTCCGACTCCTCGCCGGTCACCTCGGCTCCGGTGGCCACAGCCGACGAGGTCGGCAAGGCGGTGGACGCGGCGCGCGGGGTCGCCGCGCAGTGGGCGGCGACCCCTGCGGCGCAGCGGGCGGCGGCGCTGCACGCGGCGGCCGACGCGGTCGAGGCAGCCGCCGACGAACTGGCCCGGGTCACCACCGCCGAGATGGGCAAGCCGCTCGGTGACGCCCGGGGCGGCGTCGAGGCGGGCGTCGGCACCCTGCGGCAGTACGCCGAGCTGGCCCCGCTGCGCGGCGGCCGGACCCTGCTGGGCGAGCCGGCCGCCATCGACTACCTGATGCCGCAGCCGCGGGGCGTGGTCGCCGCGATCACCCCGTGGAACGACCCGGTCGCGGTCTCCTGCGGGTTGCTCGGCGCAGCCCTGGTCACCGGCAACGTGGTGCTCTACAAGCCGAGCGAACGCACTCCCGCCACCGGCTGGCTGCTGGCCAGGGCCCTGGACCAGGCGCTGCCACCGGGGGTGTTGTCGCTGCTGACGGGTGGGCCGGAGGTGGGAGCGGCGCTGGCCGCGCAGGAGGTCGACGTGGTCGCGCACGTGGGCTCGACCGCCACCGGCCGGGCCATCGCCGCGGCGGCTGCCCGCACCGGCGCGAAGCTGCTGCTGGAGAACGGCGGCAGCGACCCGCTCGTGGTCGACGGGGACGTCGACCCGGGCTGGGCGGCGGCACAGGCGGCGCTCGGTTCCTTCGCCAACGCGGGGCAGATCTGCGTCGCGGTGGAGCGGATCTACGTGCACCGGGACGTGGCCGAGGACTTCGTGGACGCGCTGGTCGAGCGGGCCGCCACGCTGCGCGTCGGGCCGGGGCTGGAGCCGGGCACCGAGCTCGGCCCCCTGGTCGACCGGCGGCACCGCGACCGGGTGCACGGTCAGGTCACCGCCGCGGTCGCCGAGGGCGCCCGGCTGCGGGCCGGCGGGACCCTGCCGGACGGACCCGGCGCGTTCTATCCCGCCACCGTGGTGTCGGACTGCCGGCACGAGATGGCCCTGGTCCGGGAGGAGACGTTCGGGCCGGTCGCGCCCGTGGTGGTGGTCGACTCGTTCAGCGAGGGGCTGCGCTGCGCGGCCGACTCGCCGTACGGGCTGGCGGCCACCGTGTTGACCGGTTCGATGAGTCACGCCCAGCGGGCCTGCCGGGAGCTGCCGGTCGGCACCGTCAAGGTCAACGCCGTGTTCGGTGGGGCGCCCGGCGGGGCGGCGCACCCCCGGCGGGCCAGCGGCCAGGGCTACGGCTACGGCCCCGAGCTGCTCGACGAGTTCTCCGCCACCAAGATGGTGCACGTCGCCCCGCCCGGCGGCGGCCACTGGTGA
- a CDS encoding phytoene desaturase family protein, translating to MISPGSTGPERADAIVIGAGHNGLVAANLLADAGWDVLVLEATEVPGGAVRSGEVTAPGYLSDLYSSFYPLGYASPVLRGLDLDRHGLRWRHAPDVLAHLMPDGRAAVLNRDPDATAASLEAFAPGDGGRWLTAYDEWRQVSRPMLDVVTRPFPPVRGGLDLVRRLRVGGALRLARRLVVPVRKLGDEMFTGEGGPALLAGCALHTDLSPEEAGSGVYGWLLAMLGQQVGWPVPDGGAQRITDALVARLTARGGRILYGAKVDRVLTARGRAVGVRTVGGSGWQARRAILADVPAPALYLDLVGAAALPPRLVEDLAHFRWDGSTLKVDWALSAPVPWTNRAVATAGTVHLGADLDGLTGYAADLARGLVPRDPFLLVGQMTLADPSHSPPGTESLWSYTHLPFRRTWRTEDVAAHVDRMEDVLEAAAPGFRSLVVGRHVAGPADLEDANPSLVGGALGGGTAAAYQQLFLRPIPGLGRADTPVDRLFLASASAHPGGGVHGAPGANAARAALARDRAVTGAVYHRLIDAGHRAVYR from the coding sequence ATGATCTCGCCCGGTTCCACCGGCCCGGAGCGGGCCGACGCCATCGTCATCGGGGCGGGCCACAACGGGCTCGTCGCCGCCAACCTGCTCGCCGACGCCGGCTGGGACGTGCTGGTGCTGGAGGCCACCGAGGTGCCCGGCGGGGCCGTCCGCTCCGGTGAGGTCACCGCCCCCGGCTACCTGAGCGACCTGTACAGCTCCTTCTACCCCCTCGGCTACGCCTCGCCGGTGCTGCGCGGCCTCGACCTGGACCGGCACGGGCTGCGCTGGCGGCACGCGCCGGACGTCCTGGCCCACCTGATGCCCGACGGCCGGGCGGCGGTGCTCAACCGGGACCCGGACGCCACCGCCGCCTCACTGGAGGCGTTCGCGCCCGGCGACGGCGGGCGCTGGCTGACCGCGTACGACGAGTGGCGGCAGGTCTCCCGGCCGATGCTGGACGTCGTCACCCGGCCGTTCCCGCCGGTGCGCGGCGGACTGGACCTGGTGCGTCGGCTGCGCGTCGGCGGGGCGCTGCGGCTGGCCCGCCGCCTCGTGGTGCCGGTGCGGAAGCTGGGCGACGAGATGTTCACCGGCGAGGGCGGGCCGGCACTGCTGGCCGGCTGTGCCCTGCACACCGACCTGTCGCCCGAGGAGGCCGGCTCCGGGGTGTACGGCTGGCTGCTGGCGATGCTTGGCCAGCAGGTCGGCTGGCCGGTGCCCGACGGCGGGGCACAGCGGATCACCGACGCCCTGGTGGCCCGGCTGACCGCGCGGGGTGGGCGGATCCTCTACGGCGCGAAGGTCGACCGGGTGCTCACCGCGCGCGGTCGGGCCGTCGGGGTGCGTACGGTCGGCGGGAGCGGGTGGCAGGCCCGGCGGGCCATCCTGGCCGACGTGCCCGCCCCCGCGCTGTACCTGGACCTGGTGGGTGCGGCGGCGCTGCCGCCCCGGCTGGTGGAGGACCTGGCGCACTTCCGCTGGGACGGCTCCACGCTGAAGGTCGACTGGGCGCTGTCGGCCCCCGTGCCGTGGACGAACCGGGCCGTGGCCACCGCCGGCACCGTCCATCTGGGCGCGGACCTCGACGGGTTGACCGGCTACGCCGCCGACCTGGCGCGCGGGCTGGTGCCCCGCGACCCGTTCCTGCTGGTCGGGCAGATGACCCTGGCCGATCCGAGCCACTCCCCGCCGGGCACCGAGTCGCTGTGGTCGTACACGCACCTGCCGTTCCGCCGTACCTGGCGAACCGAGGACGTGGCGGCACACGTCGACCGGATGGAGGACGTGCTGGAGGCCGCCGCGCCGGGGTTCCGCAGCCTGGTGGTGGGCCGGCACGTGGCCGGACCCGCCGACCTGGAGGACGCCAATCCGAGCCTGGTCGGCGGCGCGCTGGGCGGCGGGACCGCCGCCGCGTACCAGCAGCTGTTCCTGCGGCCCATTCCCGGCCTGGGCCGCGCGGACACGCCGGTGGACCGGTTGTTCCTGGCCAGCGCCTCGGCGCACCCCGGCGGCGGGGTGCACGGAGCACCGGGCGCGAACGCCGCCCGCGCCGCCCTCGCCCGGGACCGCGCCGTCACCGGCGCGGTCTACCACCGGTTGATCGACGCGGGCCACCGCGCGGTCTACCGCTGA
- a CDS encoding polyprenol monophosphomannose synthase encodes MIEPVQLPSPWRDARLTVVVPTYNEAGNLPVLVERLLALPLPGLRVLVADDNSPDGTGEVADKLAVEHPERFEVVHRAGKEGLGRAYVDGIGRALDGGAEYVAQMDADLSHPPEALPGMLGALLSTQAGVVIGSRYVPGGELDENWPLYRRALSGWANLYVHTLLRVRIRDLTAGFKIWRADALRDIGLGRVQSNGYSFQVEMHYLATKLGHTILEVPIRFEERRDGASKMTTATKIESALMPFKLRTRHRNIES; translated from the coding sequence ATGATCGAACCCGTCCAGTTGCCCTCGCCGTGGCGGGACGCACGCCTGACCGTCGTGGTCCCGACCTACAACGAGGCGGGCAACCTGCCGGTGCTGGTCGAGCGGCTGTTGGCCCTGCCGCTGCCCGGTCTGCGGGTGCTCGTCGCCGACGACAACTCGCCCGACGGCACCGGCGAGGTGGCGGACAAGCTGGCCGTCGAGCACCCCGAGCGGTTCGAGGTCGTGCACCGGGCCGGCAAGGAGGGCCTGGGCCGGGCGTACGTGGACGGGATCGGCCGGGCCCTCGACGGCGGCGCGGAGTACGTCGCGCAGATGGACGCCGACCTGTCCCACCCGCCGGAGGCGTTGCCGGGGATGCTGGGCGCGCTGCTGTCCACGCAGGCCGGTGTCGTGATCGGCTCCCGGTACGTGCCGGGCGGCGAGCTGGACGAGAACTGGCCGCTGTACCGGCGGGCGCTCAGCGGCTGGGCGAACCTCTACGTGCACACCCTGCTGCGGGTGCGGATCCGGGACCTGACGGCCGGGTTCAAGATCTGGCGGGCGGACGCGCTGCGCGACATCGGGCTGGGCCGGGTGCAGTCCAACGGCTACAGCTTCCAGGTGGAGATGCACTACCTGGCCACGAAGCTGGGGCACACCATCCTGGAGGTGCCGATCCGGTTCGAGGAGCGGCGCGACGGCGCGTCGAAGATGACCACCGCCACCAAGATCGAGAGTGCGTTGATGCCGTTCAAGCTGCGCACCCGGCACCGCAACATCGAAAGCTGA
- a CDS encoding SDR family oxidoreductase, with protein sequence MTQTVVVTGGSAGVGRAVARRYAERGARVALLARGQAGLAAAARDCRDRGATDVRTHQVDVADAGAVQQAADEVANRFGGIDVWVNNAMVSVFAPTWEVSAAEFRRVTEVNYLGTVHGTLAALRHMRAHGRGAIVQVGSALAYRGIPLQAAYCASKHAVQGFNDSLRAELLRDCPGVRLSMVQLPAVNTPQFSWVRTRLPRHPQPVPPIFAPEVAARAIVWAADHGTRELNVGGPTWRARLGDVLFPGLLDRKLARDGWDSQQTGERIDPVAWRDNLDRPGDDERDRGAAGVFTDRARDRSAALWVGTHKPAVSAVALAGVTLAVGALARRLR encoded by the coding sequence GTGACGCAGACCGTGGTGGTGACCGGTGGCAGTGCCGGCGTGGGTCGGGCCGTGGCCCGCCGCTACGCCGAACGGGGCGCCCGGGTGGCGCTGCTGGCGCGCGGGCAGGCCGGTCTCGCGGCGGCGGCCCGGGACTGCCGGGACCGGGGCGCGACGGACGTGCGCACCCACCAGGTGGACGTGGCCGACGCCGGGGCGGTGCAGCAGGCCGCCGACGAGGTGGCGAACCGGTTCGGCGGCATCGACGTGTGGGTGAACAACGCGATGGTGTCGGTCTTCGCGCCCACCTGGGAGGTGTCCGCCGCCGAGTTCCGCCGGGTGACGGAGGTCAACTACCTCGGCACCGTGCACGGCACGCTGGCGGCGCTGCGGCACATGCGGGCCCACGGTCGGGGTGCCATCGTGCAGGTCGGGTCGGCGCTGGCGTACCGGGGCATCCCGTTGCAGGCGGCGTACTGCGCGAGCAAGCACGCCGTGCAGGGCTTCAACGACTCGCTGCGGGCCGAGCTGCTGCGGGACTGCCCGGGGGTGCGGTTGTCCATGGTGCAGCTGCCGGCCGTCAACACGCCGCAGTTCTCGTGGGTGCGTACCCGGTTGCCCCGGCACCCGCAGCCCGTCCCGCCGATCTTCGCGCCCGAGGTGGCCGCACGGGCCATCGTCTGGGCGGCGGACCACGGGACCCGCGAGCTGAACGTGGGCGGCCCGACCTGGCGGGCGCGGCTGGGCGACGTGCTGTTCCCCGGCCTGCTGGACCGGAAGCTGGCCCGCGACGGCTGGGACAGCCAGCAGACCGGGGAGCGGATCGACCCGGTCGCCTGGCGGGACAACCTGGACCGGCCGGGCGACGACGAGCGGGACCGGGGCGCGGCGGGGGTGTTCACCGACCGGGCGCGTGACCGCTCGGCGGCGCTGTGGGTCGGCACGCACAAGCCGGCCGTGTCGGCCGTCGCGCTGGCCGGCGTCACCCTGGCGGTCGGGGCGCTGGCCCGCCGGTTGCGCTGA
- a CDS encoding SRPBCC family protein encodes METVIAAPPDRVWAVLADGWTYSDWVVGTAHVRDVDDAWPGVGARLLHRAGPWPFSLEDASTVLECEPQRRLVLRARLWPAGEAVVVFVLEPVEGGTRVSLGEDFAAGPLRWIRTKVNDLVLHLRNRETLDRLADIARRQKDPQ; translated from the coding sequence GTGGAGACAGTGATCGCGGCTCCCCCCGATCGGGTCTGGGCGGTGCTGGCCGACGGGTGGACGTACAGCGACTGGGTGGTCGGCACCGCGCACGTGCGCGACGTGGACGACGCGTGGCCCGGGGTGGGCGCCCGGCTGCTCCACCGGGCCGGGCCGTGGCCGTTCTCACTGGAGGACGCCTCGACCGTGCTGGAGTGTGAGCCGCAGCGCCGGTTGGTGCTGCGCGCCCGCCTGTGGCCGGCGGGCGAGGCCGTCGTGGTGTTCGTCCTGGAGCCGGTCGAGGGCGGCACCCGGGTGTCGCTCGGCGAGGACTTCGCCGCCGGGCCGCTGCGCTGGATCCGCACCAAGGTCAACGATCTGGTGCTGCACCTGCGCAACCGGGAGACCCTCGACCGCCTCGCCGACATCGCCCGACGACAGAAGGACCCGCAGTGA
- a CDS encoding HAD-IIIA family hydrolase, giving the protein MVGPVLFDAVLFDRDGTLVEDVPYNGDPGRVRPVPGARAALDRLRAAGLRLAVVTNQSGLARGLFTESDMRAVHDRIEQLLGRFDAWLVCPHDDGDGCACRKPLPGLVHAAARTLGTVPTRCLVVGDIGRDMTAALAAGASGVLVPTPVTRATEIAAAPHVAADLPAAVTQILRRQAAVDPATHLPAARPPGDGRGGASRGVPGRTVLVVRSDSAGDVLVTGPGIRAVAAGAGRVVLLCGPRGRAAAELLPDVDEIITHRLPWIDPAPDPVDPAEMGALTERLAAVGADEAVVFTSYHQSALPLALLLRLAGVTRVAAISDDYPGALLDVRHRVPVGVPEPERALSLAAAAGYPPPADDGTALRLRPAAPPPPETGGPGYVVLHPGSAAEARGCPPELAERIARTLVAAGHRVVVTGGPDERELTGRVAGSHAVDLGGRTGLAELAAVVAGAGAVVVGNTGPAHLAAAYGTPVVSLFAPTVPFGQWGPWRVPTVRLGDATAACRGTRAARCPVPGHPCVSGIDPEEVLDALRLLGVPPAGTPTPAVVVRSVAPAVARVGSVGGATVTSGGGGR; this is encoded by the coding sequence CTGGTCGGCCCTGTCCTGTTCGACGCGGTGCTGTTCGACCGGGACGGCACGCTGGTCGAGGACGTGCCGTACAACGGCGACCCGGGCCGGGTGCGTCCGGTCCCGGGGGCGCGGGCGGCACTGGACCGGCTGCGCGCGGCGGGCCTGCGGCTGGCGGTGGTGACCAACCAGTCCGGCCTGGCCAGGGGCCTGTTCACCGAGTCGGACATGCGGGCGGTGCACGACCGGATCGAGCAGTTGCTCGGCCGGTTCGACGCGTGGCTGGTGTGCCCGCACGACGACGGGGACGGCTGTGCCTGCCGCAAGCCGCTGCCGGGACTGGTGCACGCCGCCGCCCGCACGCTGGGCACGGTGCCCACCCGGTGCCTGGTGGTCGGGGACATCGGGCGGGACATGACCGCCGCCCTGGCCGCCGGGGCGTCGGGCGTCCTGGTGCCCACCCCGGTCACCCGCGCCACGGAGATCGCCGCCGCCCCGCACGTCGCCGCCGACCTGCCGGCGGCGGTGACCCAGATCCTGCGCCGGCAGGCGGCGGTGGATCCCGCCACCCACCTGCCCGCCGCCCGTCCCCCGGGGGACGGGCGTGGCGGCGCGTCCCGTGGCGTACCCGGCCGGACGGTGCTCGTCGTGCGGTCCGACTCCGCCGGGGACGTCCTGGTCACCGGGCCGGGTATCCGCGCCGTCGCCGCCGGTGCCGGCCGGGTGGTGCTGCTGTGCGGGCCGCGCGGCCGGGCCGCCGCCGAACTGCTGCCCGACGTCGACGAGATCATCACCCACCGGCTGCCCTGGATCGACCCGGCCCCCGACCCCGTCGACCCCGCCGAGATGGGGGCCCTCACCGAGCGGCTCGCCGCCGTCGGCGCCGACGAGGCGGTGGTCTTCACCTCCTACCACCAGTCGGCACTGCCCCTGGCCCTGCTCCTGCGCCTGGCCGGCGTCACCCGCGTCGCCGCGATCAGCGACGACTACCCGGGTGCCCTCCTCGACGTGCGCCACCGCGTCCCGGTCGGTGTGCCCGAGCCCGAACGGGCCCTCTCGCTGGCCGCCGCCGCCGGCTACCCACCGCCTGCCGACGACGGCACCGCCCTGCGGCTGCGGCCGGCGGCGCCGCCGCCACCCGAGACGGGCGGACCCGGCTACGTGGTGCTGCACCCCGGCTCCGCCGCCGAGGCCCGGGGCTGCCCGCCCGAGCTGGCCGAGCGGATCGCCCGGACGCTGGTCGCCGCCGGGCACCGGGTGGTCGTCACCGGCGGCCCGGACGAACGGGAGTTGACCGGCCGGGTCGCCGGCTCCCACGCCGTGGACCTGGGCGGCCGGACCGGGCTGGCGGAGCTGGCCGCCGTCGTGGCCGGCGCGGGAGCGGTGGTCGTCGGCAACACCGGACCGGCGCACCTGGCCGCCGCGTACGGGACGCCGGTGGTCAGCCTGTTCGCACCGACCGTTCCGTTCGGGCAGTGGGGCCCGTGGCGGGTGCCGACGGTCCGCCTGGGCGACGCCACCGCCGCCTGCCGGGGAACCCGGGCCGCCCGGTGCCCCGTGCCCGGCCACCCGTGCGTGAGCGGGATCGACCCGGAGGAGGTCCTCGACGCGCTGCGACTGTTGGGCGTACCGCCGGCCGGGACGCCGACCCCGGCCGTCGTGGTGCGGTCCGTGGCCCCGGCGGTGGCCCGCGTGGGCAGCGTCGGCGGGGCGACCGTGACCAGCGGCGGTGGCGGTCGATGA
- a CDS encoding glycosyltransferase, with product MNILLWHVHGSWTTAFVHGKHRYLVPVTPDRGPWGLGRARTYPWPDSATEVTPQHLRTADVDLVVLQRPEEIDLAAEWLGRRPGRDLPAIYVEHNTPKDGDVPNSRHPLADRDDLLVVHVTAFNQLFWDTGTTRTTVVDHGIVAPAASYTGELDRLAVVVNEPVRRWRVTGTDLLPRFAEIAPLDVFGLGVAGLAEHLGLPPDRLTSHDDVPQHRMHAELARRRAYLHLCRWTSLGLSLVEAMAIGMPVVALAATEAVMAVPSDAGALDTRTDALLSAAARFVADPQAARAAGERARVAARDRYGLDRFLTDWDRLLEEEVCASR from the coding sequence ATGAACATCCTGCTCTGGCACGTGCACGGCTCCTGGACCACCGCGTTCGTGCACGGCAAGCACCGGTACCTGGTGCCGGTCACCCCGGACCGTGGCCCCTGGGGCCTGGGCCGAGCCCGCACGTACCCCTGGCCGGACAGCGCCACCGAGGTCACCCCGCAGCACCTGCGCACCGCCGACGTCGACCTGGTCGTCCTGCAACGACCGGAGGAGATCGACCTGGCCGCCGAGTGGCTCGGCCGCCGGCCCGGCCGCGACCTGCCCGCGATCTACGTCGAGCACAACACCCCCAAGGACGGCGACGTCCCGAACAGCCGCCACCCGCTGGCCGACCGCGACGACCTGCTCGTCGTCCACGTCACCGCCTTCAACCAACTGTTCTGGGACACCGGGACGACCCGCACCACCGTCGTCGACCACGGCATCGTCGCGCCGGCGGCGTCGTACACCGGGGAACTGGACCGGCTCGCCGTGGTCGTCAACGAGCCGGTACGCCGGTGGCGGGTCACCGGCACCGACCTGCTGCCCCGGTTCGCCGAGATCGCTCCGCTGGACGTCTTCGGTCTCGGGGTCGCCGGGCTGGCCGAGCACCTGGGCCTGCCACCGGACCGGCTGACCAGCCACGACGACGTGCCCCAGCACCGGATGCACGCCGAGTTGGCCAGGCGGCGGGCGTACCTGCACCTGTGCCGGTGGACCTCGCTGGGCCTCAGCCTCGTCGAGGCCATGGCCATCGGCATGCCGGTCGTCGCGCTGGCCGCCACCGAGGCGGTGATGGCCGTGCCGTCGGACGCCGGCGCGCTGGACACCCGCACCGACGCCCTGCTGAGCGCCGCCGCCCGTTTCGTCGCCGACCCGCAGGCCGCCCGCGCCGCCGGCGAGCGGGCCCGGGTCGCCGCCCGCGACCGGTACGGCCTCGACCGTTTCCTCACCGACTGGGACCGGCTGCTGGAGGAGGAAGTATGCGCATCGCGATGA